The proteins below are encoded in one region of Phycisphaerales bacterium AB-hyl4:
- a CDS encoding tyrosine/phenylalanine carboxypeptidase domain-containing protein — protein sequence MTQANLDEAAVACDERLAEVAESFDALMDVTPTNEHAAWQAFKASRFEVEPELKYRKLSADPAVLKGRLFTAPVDEVNDESLAALMRARQVELEMQLNLLTYRNTPRFVLESEQVYGRPDDALVELAEAVLNRLPQGRPDFGEGDIDAETFATRAREVAAAYRDASDHFEGTVEVRDDVSTLITSHGKLLIDKHLLTPSDRVDALVHHEISVHLLTYFNGRLQPMRQFCTGFAGYELLQEGLAVLLEYLVNGMNEKRWRVLAARVVAVAMMLREASFVATFHRLHDELDVEAHTAFRTTMRVYRSGGLTKDIIYLLGFRELLAHLQEVGTMDVLFLGRFGLEQLPMVEDLRERGVLAESWLLPSPLNDADVQARLSRVRGGADVLSLVDEIGPR from the coding sequence ATGACACAGGCGAATCTGGACGAAGCAGCGGTGGCATGCGACGAGCGGTTGGCGGAGGTCGCCGAGTCGTTTGACGCACTCATGGACGTGACGCCGACGAACGAGCACGCGGCGTGGCAGGCGTTCAAGGCGTCGCGGTTCGAGGTTGAGCCGGAGCTGAAGTATCGCAAGCTTTCCGCGGACCCGGCGGTGCTCAAGGGTCGGCTGTTCACCGCGCCGGTCGACGAAGTCAACGACGAATCGCTGGCGGCGCTCATGCGTGCACGGCAGGTCGAGCTTGAGATGCAGTTAAACCTGCTGACCTATCGCAACACGCCGCGATTCGTGCTCGAGAGCGAGCAGGTCTACGGTCGGCCGGACGACGCGCTGGTCGAGTTGGCGGAAGCGGTGCTCAATCGCTTGCCGCAAGGTCGGCCGGACTTCGGCGAAGGCGATATCGACGCGGAAACATTCGCCACCCGCGCCCGCGAGGTGGCGGCGGCGTACCGCGACGCGAGCGACCATTTCGAGGGGACGGTGGAGGTGCGCGACGATGTGTCAACGCTGATCACGTCGCATGGCAAGCTGCTGATCGACAAGCACCTGTTGACGCCCAGCGATCGGGTTGATGCGTTGGTGCATCATGAAATCAGCGTGCATCTGCTGACGTACTTCAACGGCCGACTGCAGCCGATGCGCCAGTTCTGCACGGGGTTCGCGGGGTATGAGCTGTTGCAGGAAGGGCTCGCGGTGCTGCTGGAATACCTCGTGAACGGGATGAACGAGAAGCGGTGGCGGGTGTTGGCGGCACGGGTGGTGGCGGTGGCGATGATGCTGCGCGAAGCGTCGTTCGTCGCGACGTTTCATCGGCTGCATGATGAGTTGGACGTCGAAGCTCACACCGCGTTCCGCACGACGATGCGCGTCTATCGCAGCGGCGGGCTGACCAAGGACATCATCTACCTGCTGGGCTTTCGCGAGTTGCTGGCCCACCTGCAGGAGGTGGGCACGATGGATGTGCTGTTCCTCGGCCGATTCGGGCTGGAGCAGTTGCCGATGGTCGAAGACCTGCGCGAACGTGGCGTGCTGGCGGAAAGTTGGCTGCTGCCCTCGCCGTTGAACGATGCCGACGTGCAGGCTCGGCTGAGCCGTGTGCGCGGCGGTGCGGACGTGCTGTCGCTGGTGGATGAGATCGGGCCTCGGTAG
- a CDS encoding alpha/beta hydrolase family protein translates to MRTVSRCCLVVLLVHLLFSPGCAMQLAEVMVKAPNQGLSVADVERKPSRARFGRETESRFRVDVGTPGVSDASLAVRVLDPSPVPMLGVKLEPVASRDRYQFALVYAKEDQVVEPVPTEPRGTIIVLHGIFGSKDTLPAMWGRVAAGAGYRSVLVDLRGQGHSTGDWLTYGVLESRDLVQVLDELERRELLAGPVGVIGISYGGATAIQLAAIDPRVEAVVAFAPFATFESVVPDFGRAILGPFAWLVSPTTTHNAIRYTQHHNGTPPIAASPLEAIARTNAAVLLLHGQRDRHVPLRHSRQLLHAARGPAKLVVLEHEDHESLAMRPRHSLMQLREEILNWLSLWLDPNDPDQKVAEADVARNITQ, encoded by the coding sequence ATGCGCACAGTTTCACGCTGTTGTCTGGTCGTACTGCTTGTCCACCTGCTGTTCAGCCCCGGCTGTGCCATGCAGTTGGCGGAGGTCATGGTCAAAGCCCCCAACCAGGGGTTGAGCGTGGCCGACGTGGAGCGCAAGCCCAGTCGAGCAAGGTTCGGCCGTGAGACCGAGTCACGCTTTCGCGTCGATGTCGGCACGCCCGGCGTCTCCGACGCGTCGCTGGCGGTCCGCGTGCTCGACCCATCGCCCGTGCCCATGCTCGGCGTAAAGCTCGAACCCGTCGCCTCCCGCGACCGCTATCAGTTCGCACTCGTCTACGCCAAAGAAGACCAGGTCGTCGAGCCCGTGCCCACCGAGCCGCGCGGCACGATCATCGTCCTCCACGGCATCTTCGGCTCGAAAGACACCCTCCCCGCCATGTGGGGACGCGTCGCCGCCGGCGCGGGCTACCGCTCCGTCCTCGTCGACCTCCGCGGCCAGGGCCACTCCACCGGCGACTGGCTGACCTACGGCGTCCTCGAATCCAGAGACCTCGTCCAGGTCCTCGACGAACTCGAACGACGCGAACTGCTCGCCGGGCCCGTCGGCGTCATCGGCATCTCCTACGGCGGGGCCACCGCCATCCAGCTCGCCGCCATCGACCCACGCGTCGAAGCCGTTGTCGCCTTCGCACCGTTCGCCACCTTCGAGTCCGTCGTCCCCGACTTCGGCCGGGCCATCCTCGGCCCCTTCGCCTGGCTGGTCTCACCCACCACCACCCACAACGCCATCCGCTACACCCAGCACCACAACGGCACGCCCCCCATCGCTGCCAGCCCGCTCGAAGCCATCGCCCGCACCAACGCCGCCGTCCTCCTGCTCCACGGCCAGCGCGATCGCCACGTCCCCCTCCGCCACAGCCGACAACTGCTCCACGCCGCGCGCGGCCCCGCCAAGCTCGTCGTGCTCGAACATGAAGACCACGAGTCGCTGGCCATGCGGCCGCGCCACTCGCTCATGCAACTGCGCGAAGAAATCCTCAACTGGCTCAGCCTCTGGCTCGATCCCAACGACCCCGACCAGAAGGTCGCCGAGGCAGACGTGGCGCGAAACATCACGCAATAA
- a CDS encoding valine--tRNA ligase, translating into MAPELPKTYQPADIEQQVIARWSAANAFHADPADSAPTAEGKRGQEPYSILIPPPNVTAALHLGHALNNTLQDVLTRYHRMLGRNAMWMPGTDHAGIATQTVVDKRLQAEGQPSLKDYKKQEAEGKPGREQFIGKVQAWKDEYEARILAQLKAMGCSCDFDRTRFTMDEVCAAAVREAFFRMFKDGLIYRGKRLVNWDPVTQTALADDEVEMQEVDGNFYYMKYPVVDAETKSEIRNSKSEIQYVTVATTRPETMLGDTAVAINPKDPRAAELRGKFVKLPIVNRIIPIVEDDYVVLPNADSDDAKAKYASGFLKVTPAHDPNDYEIGQRHGLEIINVMAPDASISLDHGWPEEDAAKADAFLAESLVGRSREESRKAIVRWFKEQGLLEEVRPYRHSVGHSYRSHVPVEPYLSDQWYVAVKKQIERLPDEGPMAGTDVPANSLAGLALRAMAEDQRTTAGKPAERIARDMPAERLRVGEKTWEGHLRFYPERYAKSFQQWHEGIRDWCISRQLWWGHRIPVWSATDIHIQFEVTAEFFEKASVREIDGKQYVCLREDDAELIELLEESGFKQDPDVLDTWFSSALWPLSTMGWPDPSRFPKEIPEDDAVLVTWNPTNTLTTAREIITLWVSRMVMFNLYFSDPELDPKSGFQRLPFYDVFVHAMIQDGHGQKMSKSLGNGVDPMDILHTHGGDAMRFTLTQMTTHTQDVRLPVDLVCPHTGELFEPKFITAKNGYKVMAPIQPCPSDPSKKVVTSYGVASGEAQPSDEMPLARNTSSKFDLGRNFANKLWNAVRFALTNLDGNVGNEDKAQGLTSLGVTSSDLTLPDRWILSRLVRVTQSASQSVAHYEFNQYAQTLYDFFWRDLCDWYIEAVKPTVAENALQRQVLATCLDASLRLLHPVMPFITERLWEHLNATVAERGVAGVTLPSSELLAQAAWPKVSRDCIDESAEKTFGLVQQVVSAVRQVRTQHTVPPRQTVELSAAAPPAIAQRLLELKGLIEVLANAHCREVGPRVDRPADAAAAVTGDIEIYLHGLIDVETERPRLEKRAAELEKQIKTLRGRLSNASYVEKAPAKLVDQSREQLAAAEREAEAVQEQLAALK; encoded by the coding sequence ATGGCTCCCGAACTGCCCAAGACGTACCAGCCCGCCGACATTGAGCAGCAGGTCATCGCTCGATGGTCCGCCGCGAACGCCTTTCACGCCGACCCCGCCGACTCCGCGCCGACCGCGGAGGGTAAGCGTGGCCAAGAGCCTTACAGCATCCTCATCCCGCCGCCGAACGTCACGGCCGCGCTGCACCTCGGCCACGCGCTGAACAACACATTGCAAGATGTGTTGACGCGCTACCACCGCATGCTCGGCCGAAATGCCATGTGGATGCCCGGCACGGACCACGCGGGCATCGCCACGCAGACCGTGGTGGACAAGCGTCTGCAAGCCGAGGGTCAGCCATCGCTCAAGGACTACAAGAAGCAGGAGGCCGAGGGCAAGCCGGGCCGTGAGCAGTTCATCGGCAAGGTGCAGGCGTGGAAGGACGAGTACGAGGCCCGCATCCTCGCGCAGCTCAAGGCGATGGGCTGCTCCTGCGACTTCGACCGCACACGTTTTACGATGGACGAGGTGTGCGCCGCCGCGGTGCGCGAAGCGTTCTTCCGGATGTTCAAGGACGGGCTGATCTATCGCGGCAAACGGCTGGTCAACTGGGACCCGGTGACGCAGACGGCGCTGGCGGACGATGAGGTGGAGATGCAGGAGGTCGACGGGAACTTCTATTACATGAAGTACCCGGTGGTTGATGCCGAAACCAAATCCGAAATCCGAAATTCGAAATCCGAGATTCAGTACGTCACCGTGGCGACGACGCGGCCGGAGACGATGTTGGGTGATACCGCGGTGGCGATCAATCCGAAAGACCCGCGTGCTGCGGAGCTGCGCGGGAAGTTCGTCAAGCTGCCGATTGTGAATCGCATCATTCCGATTGTTGAAGATGACTACGTCGTGCTGCCGAACGCGGACAGCGACGACGCGAAGGCGAAGTATGCGTCTGGCTTTTTGAAAGTGACGCCGGCTCACGATCCGAACGACTACGAGATCGGCCAGCGGCATGGGCTGGAGATCATCAACGTGATGGCGCCGGACGCGTCGATCAGCCTCGACCATGGTTGGCCGGAGGAAGACGCGGCGAAGGCGGACGCGTTTTTGGCCGAGTCGCTGGTTGGCCGTTCGCGTGAGGAATCGCGCAAGGCGATCGTGCGATGGTTCAAGGAGCAGGGGCTGCTTGAGGAGGTTCGGCCGTACCGTCACAGCGTGGGGCATAGCTACCGTTCGCACGTGCCGGTGGAGCCTTACCTGAGCGATCAGTGGTACGTGGCGGTGAAGAAGCAGATCGAACGTTTGCCGGACGAGGGGCCGATGGCGGGCACGGACGTGCCGGCGAACTCGCTGGCCGGGCTGGCGCTGCGTGCGATGGCGGAGGACCAGCGCACCACGGCGGGCAAGCCGGCGGAACGCATCGCCCGCGACATGCCGGCGGAGCGATTGCGCGTCGGTGAGAAGACGTGGGAAGGGCACTTGCGCTTTTACCCGGAGCGATACGCGAAGTCGTTCCAGCAATGGCACGAAGGCATCCGCGACTGGTGCATCTCAAGGCAGCTGTGGTGGGGGCATCGGATTCCGGTGTGGAGTGCGACGGATATACACATTCAGTTTGAAGTGACAGCGGAATTCTTCGAGAAGGCTTCGGTTCGGGAGATTGATGGCAAGCAATATGTCTGCTTGCGCGAAGATGATGCCGAGTTGATTGAGTTACTGGAGGAATCAGGCTTCAAGCAAGACCCCGACGTGCTGGACACGTGGTTTTCCAGTGCTTTGTGGCCGTTGTCGACGATGGGGTGGCCGGACCCGTCGCGATTTCCGAAGGAGATCCCCGAAGACGATGCCGTGCTGGTGACGTGGAATCCGACGAATACGCTCACCACGGCGCGCGAGATCATCACGCTGTGGGTGTCGCGGATGGTGATGTTCAATCTTTACTTTTCCGATCCGGAACTCGATCCGAAGTCCGGCTTCCAACGGCTGCCGTTCTATGACGTGTTTGTGCACGCGATGATTCAGGACGGCCATGGGCAGAAGATGTCCAAGTCGCTGGGCAACGGCGTCGACCCGATGGACATCCTGCACACGCATGGCGGCGATGCGATGCGCTTCACGCTCACGCAGATGACCACACATACGCAGGACGTTCGGTTGCCCGTGGACCTGGTCTGCCCGCACACGGGCGAGCTGTTCGAGCCGAAGTTCATCACGGCGAAGAACGGCTACAAGGTGATGGCGCCGATTCAGCCGTGCCCGAGCGATCCGTCGAAGAAAGTGGTGACGAGCTATGGCGTGGCGTCGGGCGAGGCGCAGCCGAGTGATGAGATGCCGCTTGCGAGGAATACGAGCAGTAAGTTTGATCTTGGGCGCAACTTTGCCAACAAGCTTTGGAACGCGGTGCGGTTTGCGCTGACGAATCTTGACGGGAATGTGGGCAATGAGGACAAAGCCCAGGGATTGACATCCCTGGGCGTTACGTCGTCGGACTTGACGTTGCCGGATCGTTGGATTTTGTCGCGGTTGGTGCGGGTGACGCAGAGTGCGAGTCAGTCGGTGGCGCATTATGAGTTCAATCAGTATGCACAGACGTTGTATGACTTTTTCTGGCGCGATTTGTGTGACTGGTACATCGAGGCGGTGAAGCCGACGGTGGCGGAGAATGCGTTGCAGCGGCAGGTGTTGGCGACGTGTCTGGATGCGTCGCTGCGGCTGCTGCATCCGGTGATGCCGTTTATCACCGAGCGATTGTGGGAGCACTTGAATGCGACGGTGGCGGAGCGCGGGGTGGCGGGCGTGACGTTGCCGAGCAGTGAGTTGCTCGCGCAGGCGGCTTGGCCGAAGGTTTCGCGGGACTGCATTGATGAGTCAGCGGAGAAGACGTTCGGGCTGGTGCAGCAGGTGGTGTCGGCGGTGCGTCAGGTGCGTACGCAGCACACCGTGCCGCCGCGTCAGACGGTGGAGCTGAGCGCGGCAGCACCGCCGGCGATTGCGCAGCGGTTGCTCGAACTTAAAGGGTTAATTGAAGTACTGGCCAACGCGCACTGCCGGGAGGTCGGGCCTCGCGTGGATCGGCCTGCGGATGCGGCGGCGGCGGTGACGGGCGATATCGAAATCTACCTACATGGCTTGATCGATGTCGAGACCGAGCGGCCGCGTCTGGAGAAGCGGGCGGCTGAGCTTGAGAAGCAGATCAAGACGCTGCGCGGTCGGCTGTCGAACGCGAGCTATGTGGAGAAGGCGCCTGCGAAGCTGGTGGACCAGTCGCGCGAGCAACTCGCGGCGGCGGAGCGGGAGGCGGAAGCGGTGCAGGAACAGTTGGCGGCGTTGAAGTGA
- a CDS encoding class I SAM-dependent methyltransferase, which yields MAKRKKQKKTRNGTLTAKTADKYKLYQRAVQEPEHEVAFFDRVYRSIFGRTPTLLREDFCGTFAICCSWAKKRGRTAIGVDLDPEPLAWGREHNLAKLPEAARERVTIYEQDVRKVNGFKAEVLSAQNFSFWIFHTRKELLEYFKAAYRNIAKEGILVMDMMGGPECMEEDHTDERRFSDFTYVWEQARYNPITHSGTWNIHFDFDDGTRLNKAFTYDWRFWSIPEVRELLEEAGFSQSFVYWEGEGEKGEGDGVWRKTTNAPSDPAWIAYIVATK from the coding sequence ATGGCAAAACGTAAGAAGCAGAAGAAAACCCGTAACGGCACACTCACCGCGAAGACGGCGGACAAGTACAAGCTCTACCAACGAGCGGTGCAGGAGCCGGAGCATGAGGTGGCGTTTTTCGATCGTGTGTACCGCTCGATCTTCGGCCGAACGCCTACTTTGTTGCGTGAAGACTTCTGCGGCACGTTCGCGATCTGCTGCTCATGGGCGAAGAAGCGCGGCCGAACGGCCATCGGCGTCGACCTCGACCCCGAGCCGCTGGCGTGGGGGCGAGAGCACAATCTCGCCAAGCTGCCCGAAGCGGCGAGAGAGCGGGTGACGATCTACGAGCAGGACGTACGCAAGGTCAACGGCTTCAAGGCCGAGGTGCTCTCGGCTCAGAACTTCTCGTTCTGGATCTTCCACACGCGCAAGGAACTACTGGAGTATTTCAAAGCGGCGTATCGCAATATTGCGAAAGAGGGCATTCTCGTCATGGACATGATGGGCGGCCCGGAGTGCATGGAAGAGGATCATACGGACGAACGCCGATTCAGCGACTTCACCTACGTCTGGGAGCAGGCCCGCTACAACCCGATCACGCACAGCGGGACGTGGAACATTCACTTCGACTTTGACGATGGCACGCGACTGAACAAGGCGTTCACCTACGACTGGCGGTTCTGGTCGATTCCGGAAGTACGCGAGCTGCTGGAGGAAGCGGGCTTCAGCCAGAGCTTCGTCTACTGGGAAGGCGAAGGCGAAAAGGGCGAAGGCGACGGCGTGTGGCGGAAGACGACCAATGCGCCGTCCGACCCGGCGTGGATCGCGTACATCGTGGCGACGAAGTGA
- the metG gene encoding methionine--tRNA ligase subunit beta has translation MEFKPTIEFDDFTKLDLRVATVTAAEAHPNADRLLKLQIDLGGEQRQICAGIRQYQEPASLVGQQIIVVANLAPRKIRGEESNGMLLAATSEDGDAVQDVVVLQPTRPVPPGSSVG, from the coding sequence ATGGAGTTCAAGCCTACGATCGAGTTCGATGATTTTACGAAGCTGGATTTGCGCGTCGCCACGGTGACGGCGGCGGAGGCGCATCCGAACGCCGACCGGCTGCTGAAACTGCAGATCGACCTCGGCGGCGAGCAGCGCCAGATCTGTGCCGGCATCCGCCAGTACCAGGAGCCAGCGTCGCTGGTGGGTCAGCAGATCATCGTCGTGGCGAACCTCGCGCCGCGGAAGATTCGTGGCGAAGAGTCCAACGGCATGTTGCTCGCGGCGACGTCGGAAGATGGCGACGCCGTGCAGGATGTGGTGGTGTTGCAGCCGACGCGACCCGTACCGCCGGGCTCAAGCGTGGGATGA